A genomic stretch from Natronomonas gomsonensis includes:
- a CDS encoding COG1361 S-layer family protein — MKDRILLTVLVVAVVTSGTVAVVGGPVGGADAATASATTADTTFTQQQSAQIRGSPDLDANVPSPTLTPGEVNQVTVQISNEGDVSYGPPSLRSVVTTARNVHIEGEADSPLTVESGEVAIGSVTESRPSEVTLAISVPEEIEPGEYDLDLDIEYSYTIQQTDTHTQDRNRFRDLSVELEVSEDARFEIVEATTDAQVGDTGTLEATIKNTGSETARDINVGLESLSTGLSFGSGIASDSSRLGELDPGETGTVTYDVGFAPNTPIREYVLDGTVSFETPDGYQRVDDGPTTSVSPVAEQRFSIGDIESDLYVGEAGNIHGTVTNEGPLNARNVVVKYAGESPNIVPLEDSVAVGTLEAGESGEFRLPIEVSSEAEAITRSANIVVQYRDEDFDAKTYRELELLFDVDPKRDRFDVAVTNRTIETGGTRTLSVDVTNNLNETVSDVEARMFADDPMSTGNTDTGYVQSIDPGETVTMQFDLAASGSATPGSTYPISFDFRFDDSDGDSQLSNTIRAPVDVTESTDDGFSLPFIGGLLLIALAAVGGVVWYRRQ; from the coding sequence GTGGAGCCGATGCGGCAACCGCCAGCGCAACCACCGCAGACACGACGTTTACACAACAGCAAAGCGCTCAGATTCGGGGGTCGCCGGATCTCGATGCGAACGTTCCGAGTCCAACACTGACCCCAGGCGAAGTCAACCAAGTTACCGTACAGATCTCCAATGAAGGAGATGTTTCCTACGGTCCACCCAGCCTTCGTAGCGTCGTGACAACTGCACGTAATGTTCACATCGAAGGGGAAGCCGACAGCCCTCTCACGGTCGAATCTGGTGAGGTCGCGATCGGGAGTGTCACCGAGTCCCGTCCCAGCGAGGTGACGCTTGCTATTAGCGTCCCGGAGGAAATCGAGCCCGGTGAATACGACCTCGATCTCGACATCGAATACTCGTATACCATCCAACAGACCGATACGCACACTCAAGATCGTAATCGGTTCCGTGATCTCTCGGTCGAGTTGGAGGTGTCCGAGGACGCCCGCTTCGAGATCGTTGAGGCAACGACGGACGCCCAAGTCGGCGACACGGGCACACTCGAAGCTACAATCAAGAACACGGGCTCGGAAACCGCCCGTGACATCAACGTCGGCCTCGAATCTTTGAGCACCGGCCTCAGCTTTGGCAGCGGCATCGCGAGTGACTCGTCTCGTCTCGGCGAACTTGACCCCGGCGAAACTGGCACGGTCACCTATGACGTTGGCTTTGCTCCCAACACGCCCATTCGCGAGTACGTCCTTGACGGGACCGTGAGCTTCGAGACGCCGGACGGGTACCAACGCGTCGACGACGGGCCGACGACAAGTGTCAGTCCGGTCGCAGAACAGCGATTCTCGATTGGTGATATCGAGTCCGACCTCTACGTCGGCGAGGCCGGTAACATACACGGCACCGTGACCAACGAGGGCCCGTTGAACGCTCGCAACGTCGTTGTCAAATACGCAGGGGAATCGCCGAATATCGTCCCACTAGAGGATTCGGTGGCTGTCGGGACGCTTGAAGCCGGTGAATCCGGCGAGTTCCGACTGCCTATCGAGGTGAGTAGCGAGGCGGAAGCGATTACCCGTTCGGCAAATATCGTCGTTCAGTACCGTGACGAGGACTTCGACGCCAAGACGTATCGAGAACTCGAACTCCTGTTCGATGTCGACCCTAAACGCGACCGCTTCGATGTCGCGGTCACAAACCGCACAATCGAGACTGGCGGCACGCGGACGCTTTCGGTCGACGTAACGAACAACCTCAACGAGACGGTGAGCGATGTCGAGGCGCGGATGTTCGCCGATGACCCGATGAGTACGGGGAACACCGACACTGGCTACGTCCAGTCTATCGACCCCGGTGAGACGGTCACGATGCAGTTCGACCTGGCTGCGAGTGGATCGGCCACACCCGGTAGCACCTACCCCATCTCCTTCGATTTCCGATTTGACGACTCCGACGGCGACAGCCAGCTATCCAACACGATTCGCGCTCCGGTCGACGTCACCGAGAGTACCGACGACGGGTTCTCCCTGCCGTTCATCGGCGGATTGCTTCTGATCGCTCTCGCCGCCGTCGGCGGCGTTGTCTGGTACCGGAGGCAGTAG
- a CDS encoding efflux RND transporter permease subunit: MSLGERIEAAMRRLNGVIVDHPRQVIAVFLVMTVVFTAGIGLVTTDTEATDSFTEGLEEQEALDAVNAEFEDPFAADSESTQLIHTGGNVLTKEALVRDLRVLERIESRSDLRLETANGPATVVAQTLDPSATSISDQRRVVESATNTEIRATVRELQDNQRFSRSLSTDFNPTSASASASITVVSHDVPAGFTSNDLTAIQTEIRTIAEEQPGDIRAFGSGITSAETAQVIGDSLTIVMPVVVVLLLLFLIVAYRDPIDLSLGLLSLLMTVIWTFGFLGYSGIPFNQQMISVPVLLLAVGVDFGIHIINRYREETVKGYSPIEAMRTANNQLIIAFVIVTVTTVFGFGANIISDLAPIRNLGLASSVGIIFTFLIFGIFLPAAKLEVDSFRDRYGLPEFNSKPISSEDSALGKLLSFPARASQYAPVVFVIVLLLSGGVAAAYGSSVDTSFETEDFLPPEEQPDYVTALPEPFAPGEYTTAATINLLEDRFATSQDQSVKLYVEGNFEEDHALTALAEPNSNPPDSLAVGDGGAARPQSIVTVIQSYADQNPRFGALVARNDRNGDGIPEHNLDRIYDELFASPAGDRAAQYLTPDRGSAQVSYAIKSDATQAEAAVDARSFADDFRFDATATGQLLVFDAVTDVIFQSAIQGMLLAVGLTALFLVIAYAVLERKPMLGIVNVFPILIAIAFLIGTMRFLGMSLNALTATILSISIGLGIAYSVHATHRFIDEFNESSDAYDAMLSTLTGTGGALLGSMLTTSLGTGALALAITPVLGDFGLLMALSVLYSFVFTVVALPPAVLLWERYRGLWSTPGTSTTA, encoded by the coding sequence ATGAGCCTCGGCGAGCGAATCGAAGCGGCGATGCGACGGCTCAACGGCGTCATCGTCGACCATCCACGTCAGGTCATCGCCGTGTTCCTCGTCATGACTGTCGTGTTCACTGCGGGCATCGGACTCGTCACCACCGACACGGAGGCGACCGATTCGTTCACAGAGGGCCTCGAAGAACAGGAGGCACTCGACGCGGTCAACGCGGAGTTCGAAGACCCCTTCGCAGCCGACAGTGAATCGACACAGCTCATTCACACGGGTGGGAACGTCCTCACGAAAGAGGCGTTGGTCCGGGACCTCCGCGTACTCGAACGCATCGAGTCTCGGTCCGACCTCCGGCTGGAGACGGCAAACGGGCCGGCCACGGTCGTCGCACAGACGCTTGACCCCTCGGCAACGTCGATTAGCGACCAGCGACGCGTCGTTGAATCAGCGACGAACACCGAAATCAGAGCGACCGTCCGCGAACTCCAGGACAACCAACGATTCAGCCGGAGCCTCTCGACTGACTTTAACCCGACGAGCGCCTCCGCGTCGGCCTCGATTACGGTCGTCTCTCACGATGTCCCGGCCGGGTTTACCTCGAATGACCTCACCGCAATCCAAACCGAGATCCGAACGATTGCCGAGGAACAACCGGGTGACATCCGAGCGTTCGGATCCGGAATAACAAGCGCCGAGACAGCGCAAGTCATCGGTGACTCACTGACGATCGTCATGCCGGTCGTCGTCGTTCTGTTGTTGCTGTTCTTGATCGTTGCCTATCGCGATCCGATAGACCTCTCACTCGGACTGTTGTCTCTGCTGATGACCGTTATCTGGACGTTCGGGTTCCTCGGGTACTCGGGGATTCCGTTCAACCAGCAGATGATTTCGGTCCCCGTTCTCCTGCTCGCTGTCGGGGTTGACTTCGGGATTCATATCATCAACCGCTACCGCGAGGAGACCGTCAAGGGGTACAGCCCCATCGAGGCGATGCGGACCGCGAACAACCAACTCATCATCGCGTTCGTCATCGTCACGGTCACCACTGTCTTCGGGTTCGGTGCGAACATCATCTCCGATCTCGCGCCGATTCGAAACTTAGGCCTCGCTTCATCGGTTGGAATCATCTTTACGTTCCTCATCTTCGGGATTTTCCTCCCGGCGGCGAAACTCGAAGTCGACAGCTTCCGCGACCGATACGGTCTTCCGGAGTTCAATTCGAAGCCGATTTCCTCGGAGGATTCGGCGCTGGGCAAACTCCTCTCGTTCCCGGCACGAGCCAGTCAGTACGCGCCAGTCGTCTTCGTCATCGTACTGTTGCTGTCTGGCGGTGTCGCAGCCGCATACGGCAGCAGCGTGGACACCTCCTTCGAGACGGAGGACTTCCTTCCACCAGAGGAACAACCCGACTACGTGACGGCACTGCCGGAGCCCTTTGCACCCGGGGAGTACACCACCGCGGCAACGATTAACCTACTCGAAGACCGCTTCGCCACGAGTCAAGACCAGTCGGTGAAGTTATACGTCGAGGGTAACTTCGAAGAGGACCACGCCTTAACAGCACTGGCGGAACCGAATTCGAATCCGCCCGATTCGCTCGCAGTCGGCGACGGTGGGGCGGCACGGCCCCAGAGCATCGTGACCGTCATCCAATCGTACGCCGACCAAAATCCGCGGTTTGGGGCCCTCGTCGCCCGCAATGACCGCAACGGCGACGGGATTCCCGAGCACAACCTCGATCGCATATACGACGAGCTGTTCGCTTCACCTGCTGGTGACCGGGCCGCACAGTATCTCACCCCCGACCGCGGGAGTGCACAGGTTTCCTACGCCATCAAGTCCGACGCCACTCAGGCTGAAGCCGCTGTCGACGCACGGTCGTTCGCCGACGACTTTCGGTTCGACGCGACGGCAACCGGCCAACTCCTCGTTTTCGATGCGGTGACGGATGTCATCTTCCAATCGGCGATTCAGGGGATGCTCCTTGCCGTCGGACTGACGGCCCTGTTTCTCGTCATCGCCTACGCGGTGTTGGAACGCAAACCGATGTTGGGAATCGTCAACGTCTTCCCGATACTGATAGCAATCGCGTTCCTTATCGGGACGATGCGGTTCCTTGGGATGTCACTCAACGCCTTGACCGCGACGATCCTCTCGATCTCCATCGGGCTGGGAATCGCATACTCGGTCCACGCGACCCACCGGTTTATTGACGAATTCAACGAGAGTTCGGACGCCTACGACGCGATGCTTTCGACGCTGACCGGTACAGGTGGTGCACTCCTCGGGAGCATGCTTACCACGTCGCTCGGGACTGGTGCGTTGGCCCTCGCCATCACGCCAGTTCTCGGCGACTTCGGCCTCTTGATGGCATTGAGCGTCCTCTACTCGTTCGTGTTCACCGTCGTCGCCCTCCCGCCAGCGGTGTTGCTCTGGGAGCGGTATCGCGGTCTCTGGTCTACTCCAGGTACCTCGACGACAGCTTGA
- a CDS encoding antitoxin VapB family protein — MGTKTIGLRDEVYAQLKARKREDESFSDLVTRLLEEAAVDWRDSFGTLSEAEADELEALADRSREQMSTGMADRQQEALEALAGDDDETA; from the coding sequence ATGGGGACGAAAACGATTGGGCTTCGAGACGAGGTGTATGCGCAGTTGAAAGCCCGAAAACGGGAAGATGAGAGTTTTAGCGATTTAGTAACTCGACTCTTAGAAGAGGCCGCCGTGGATTGGCGCGATAGCTTCGGGACGCTCTCGGAGGCCGAGGCCGACGAACTCGAAGCACTCGCCGACCGCTCCCGTGAGCAGATGAGCACGGGCATGGCCGACCGACAACAGGAGGCGCTCGAGGCTCTGGCAGGGGACGACGATGAAACTGCTTGA
- a CDS encoding PIN domain-containing protein, with translation MKLLDTTFLIHHWAGRDAVADYLERHEECDFVTTTLNIKEIAVGRELQGRLDPFEIKSQFAWVRTISFQLEHAILAGELEAALHRDEQINLDKINSLAGDVLIAAVAKATGATVVTRNRDDFELLDGVSVESY, from the coding sequence ATGAAACTGCTTGATACGACGTTTCTCATCCACCATTGGGCCGGTCGAGACGCAGTTGCAGACTACTTGGAACGGCACGAAGAGTGTGACTTTGTGACGACGACATTGAACATCAAGGAGATTGCTGTCGGCCGAGAATTACAAGGCAGGTTGGACCCTTTCGAAATCAAATCACAGTTCGCGTGGGTACGAACTATCTCGTTCCAACTGGAGCATGCGATTCTCGCAGGTGAATTAGAAGCTGCCCTACACCGTGACGAGCAAATCAATCTGGATAAAATCAATTCCCTCGCTGGTGATGTCCTGATTGCCGCCGTTGCAAAAGCAACCGGGGCGACGGTCGTCACGCGGAACAGAGACGACTTCGAGTTGCTCGATGGCGTCTCCGTTGAGTCATACTAA
- a CDS encoding Fic family protein: MNPADFEDGPGWIEPYEGIPCYQPAGLPPELSYTDDILRAYGDARYALGQLSTLHDDIENENLLIAPFVVREAAMSSQIEGTDVTVSDIVLHNLDDDPERSAANLRDIREAYNYVEAIRTGFNALDAGRQIDQELLCDLHESLLIDVRGENKRPGHIRDDIPVMIGPDNNIKNARFVPANPNSVALLLDQLLSYIRNGSYPPLIDIAITHYQFETIHPFRDGNGRLGRLLIMLQLYQANLLSEPYLYLSAYFNHYRTEYFDRLLAVSQHGEWESWITFVLNAIAEQAIDAYQCGIELVSLRSDYRSRFPNSPAVRDVIDHLFEESYLKAPRAIDATGRSRQAVYDAIEKLTGEGIIVELTDKERNKVYKAPDILSLVESP, from the coding sequence ATGAATCCTGCTGATTTTGAAGACGGGCCAGGATGGATCGAACCATACGAGGGGATTCCATGCTATCAGCCTGCTGGACTTCCACCGGAACTGTCATACACTGACGATATCCTCCGTGCCTACGGGGATGCACGTTACGCGCTCGGACAACTCTCGACACTCCACGACGACATTGAGAACGAAAACCTTCTCATCGCTCCGTTTGTTGTCCGTGAGGCGGCGATGAGCTCGCAAATCGAAGGGACTGATGTAACAGTTTCCGATATTGTTCTTCACAATCTCGACGACGATCCAGAGCGCTCAGCGGCGAATCTTCGGGATATCCGGGAAGCGTATAATTACGTCGAGGCGATTCGGACGGGGTTCAATGCTCTGGATGCGGGCAGACAAATCGATCAGGAACTCCTCTGTGACCTCCACGAATCATTGCTAATCGACGTCCGTGGCGAGAACAAGCGTCCGGGACACATTCGAGACGATATCCCGGTCATGATCGGGCCTGATAACAACATCAAGAACGCTCGATTCGTCCCGGCAAATCCAAACAGTGTCGCACTCCTCCTCGATCAGTTGCTCTCGTACATCAGAAACGGGAGTTACCCGCCGCTAATTGATATCGCGATCACACACTATCAGTTCGAGACAATTCATCCATTCCGAGATGGCAATGGTCGGCTTGGACGCCTTCTCATTATGTTGCAACTGTATCAGGCGAACCTCCTCTCTGAGCCGTATCTGTACCTCTCAGCGTATTTCAACCACTACCGGACAGAGTACTTTGACCGCCTTCTCGCGGTGAGCCAACACGGCGAGTGGGAATCGTGGATTACGTTTGTCCTGAACGCGATAGCCGAACAGGCGATCGATGCCTATCAGTGTGGCATCGAACTCGTGTCACTCCGATCGGACTACCGAAGTCGTTTCCCGAACAGTCCAGCAGTCCGGGATGTCATCGACCATCTCTTCGAAGAGTCGTATCTCAAAGCTCCACGAGCAATCGACGCAACCGGCCGCTCACGACAGGCGGTCTACGACGCGATTGAGAAACTCACCGGCGAAGGAATCATCGTAGAACTAACTGACAAAGAGCGGAACAAAGTGTACAAAGCCCCAGACATCCTTTCTCTGGTCGAGTCGCCATGA
- a CDS encoding RNA-guided endonuclease InsQ/TnpB family protein, which produces MKRSNTFAVRPLSEDGEQLLRDLLDASAALWNEVNYERLLRYNGEDGFDGDVWDADTGRLEGQYKGVLGASNAQQMIRKNSEAWRAFFRLKEQYHDESNTSVMEHPEPPGFRGNKKEGRTLKGIIRNDAYTVEWGERSRLEILVGSELKDRYGHTGRLRMEIAGEPSWPDYEKQGRLDLWYDETDCTFRASQPVTLTDARATPLADETAALDIGANNLVACTTTTGDQYLYKGRDLFNRFRETTREIARLQSKLQEGQYSSERIRRLYRKRTRRRDHAQEALCRDLIERLYEDGVDTVYIGGLTDVLDTHWSVETNAKTHNFWAFKQFTERLAYTAEEYGISVEVRSEVWTSQECPQCGSTDRTKRHQDTLTCPCGFEGHADLRASETFLKRHTEKAVRPMARPVRFEWDDHTWSGTPHPHESPKEQRTDPSTVHRNGNVASGES; this is translated from the coding sequence ATGAAGCGATCCAACACGTTCGCCGTGCGACCGCTCTCCGAGGATGGAGAGCAACTGCTACGAGACCTGTTGGACGCTTCTGCCGCTCTTTGGAACGAAGTCAACTACGAACGCCTCCTGCGGTATAACGGCGAGGACGGTTTCGACGGCGACGTCTGGGACGCCGATACTGGCCGACTCGAAGGCCAGTACAAAGGCGTTCTCGGTGCGTCCAATGCTCAACAGATGATACGGAAGAACAGCGAAGCGTGGCGGGCGTTCTTCCGACTGAAAGAGCAGTATCACGATGAGTCGAACACGTCGGTCATGGAACACCCCGAACCGCCGGGATTCCGTGGTAACAAAAAAGAAGGGCGAACACTCAAGGGCATCATTCGCAACGACGCATACACTGTTGAGTGGGGCGAGCGGTCCCGACTTGAGATACTGGTCGGGAGCGAGTTGAAAGACAGATACGGCCATACCGGGCGTCTCCGGATGGAAATCGCTGGCGAGCCAAGTTGGCCCGATTACGAGAAACAGGGTCGGTTAGACCTGTGGTACGATGAGACTGATTGCACTTTCCGAGCTTCGCAACCCGTGACTCTTACTGATGCACGGGCAACTCCACTGGCCGACGAGACGGCCGCTCTGGATATTGGTGCGAACAATCTCGTCGCCTGTACCACCACGACCGGCGACCAATACCTGTACAAAGGTCGGGACCTGTTTAACCGCTTCCGTGAGACAACACGAGAAATCGCCCGGTTACAGTCCAAGCTACAGGAAGGCCAATACAGTAGCGAGCGTATCCGGCGGCTGTACCGGAAACGGACTCGCCGCCGCGACCACGCTCAGGAAGCGTTGTGTCGTGACCTAATCGAACGGCTGTACGAGGACGGCGTAGACACGGTGTATATCGGTGGACTGACCGACGTGCTGGACACGCATTGGTCGGTCGAAACCAACGCCAAGACCCACAACTTCTGGGCGTTCAAGCAGTTTACTGAGCGGCTGGCATATACTGCTGAGGAATACGGTATCTCGGTGGAAGTCCGGTCGGAAGTGTGGACAAGCCAGGAGTGCCCGCAGTGCGGTTCAACAGACCGAACGAAACGACATCAGGACACACTAACGTGTCCGTGTGGCTTCGAGGGTCACGCCGACCTCAGAGCGTCAGAGACGTTCTTGAAGCGGCACACAGAGAAGGCAGTCAGGCCGATGGCACGGCCCGTGCGGTTCGAGTGGGACGACCACACCTGGTCGGGGACACCACACCCTCACGAAAGTCCCAAAGAACAGCGCACAGACCCGAGTACCGTCCACCGTAACGGGAATGTTGCCTCCGGCGAGTCGTAG